The Prevotella melaninogenica region GAATAAACAGCAGGGGCGGTCTTGTCTTTAACGATAGCCTTTAAGAAATTGAGTGGGTCGTAAAGGTTGCCATTTGTAGTCTTATGCATCTCTAAGTGGATGTGTGGACCTTGTGATGAACCTGTATTACCGCTAAGAGCGATGAACTGTCCTTTCTTTACAGGGAACTCTCCTGGTCGGAATTTAACGTCGCAAGCAAACTGTTGATGCTGGTATTGCCATTTACGAACGGCAGCTTCAATCTGTGGTGTGAAGCGATTGAGATGAACATAACAACTGGTATATCCATTTGGGTGAGTGACCAAGATAGCACGACCATAGCCATATTTCTCAACGATAGCGCCAGAAATATAGCCATCAGCAATAGAATAGACGCCAAGATTTACTTCACGTTCGGTTTTGATATCAATACCTCCGTGGAAGTGGTTAGGTCGAGGCTCTCCAAAGTTGCCCGCCAATTGCACTGGAACGTGAACTGGTGAACCGAAAGGGAGTATGGATAATAAAATATTTAATAACAAGCTCATTGGCTATCAGATTCTTTCTTTTTATAGGTGTGTCTGCTGTTTTCCTCGTGGGAAGACTACATAATCATTTCAGTAATTGCTTGTCTTTGTAGGCTCTGGGCTTACCATCATTGTCGAGGCGTATGATGATAGTACCTGTTGTCCATTCCGTCATTGGTTCTTCCTCTGTGAAAGGATAGGACTTGAGAACAATGCCGTCTTCAATAACGACAATTCCTTGTTCTATAACGCCCATCGCTGTTTCAATGATGTTGGCACCGATACGTCTTATCGACTTTTTCCTGTCGGTCATAACTTATCAGGCTTGGTAGGTATTCCTCGTTCTTTCATTGCGTCAGCAGGTGTTCTTGTCGGTGGTCCCGCAGGCTGATTAGGGTCTGTTGGAGGACTGACAGGCTCACCACCAATCGTTCTGATAGGGTCGGACTCTTTCAAAGAATCAGTTGGTTGTGTTGTCTCCTGTTTTCGAACATGCATACGGACAAGATGGATGTTATTGAGGATAAGCATCTTGAAAGTAGTTGTAGGCTGTTGTCCCTTCAACATTAGGAAGTAGCCACGAATGTTCTTGATGCGCAAAGAATCCCCTGCATCAATCGTCATCGTATTGTGGGAGTCTGACGTAATATGCTGGTATTGTGTGACGATACTATCATTTGAATAAGTAACAGCCATCATGATAATCGCATCACGCATACCATCTTGAATGATAAACTGTGAATCGAAACTCAGGAGGAGTCGGTCGCCCTTGTGGAAGGCTGTGTCTGCCTTGATTTCAAAGGACTCACGGTCTACTGGAGCATATGGAGAAAGTATTAATGTACGGTTACCACGCCAGATGTCGGTAGTATCTCCCTTTGAAGTAATATCACCATACTGAGCCAACTCACTCTCTGATGCACCTTGTGCACGCGCCTCACTTTCCAGTCGTTTGCTGAGTTCAACATAGATGTCATGTAGCTTCTCGGTATGTCGCATGTAGTATTGAAGAGACTTATCGAACTTCTCTTCCGATACGTCATACTTCTTCATTACAGCGAGTTTAAAGGCTTGTTGCCTGACATCTGTATAGCCTTCACGATTGGCTATTGCCATGGAGAGGTGGTAATCGTAGAGCATATCCTCCATCTCTGAAGGTTGGATATACTCAGAAGGGATAGAAGGTTTACAGCTTACAACGAAGAATGCAAGCAGTAACCAACAAAGAGTGGCGAAGGAACGAACCAGATATTTACTTCTCATTATCTATCTACTGATTATCAGTAATGTTTTCTTTATCAGCAACCTTCTTGTCCTTAGCTGGTACCCAACCGTTGAAATCCTTTCGAAAAGCAAGGATAATCGTAATGACACCCACAGAGATGCAGGAGTCTGCAAAGTTGAATATTGGTGAGAAGAAGGTGAATGACTCACCACCCCAGAGTGGGAACCAGTCTGGGAATGTGCCGTGGAAGAGTGGGAAATAGAACATATCCACCACCTTACCCATCAGTACAGGCGCATAGCCTTCTCCCCATGAAACGAGGGTAGCTGGTGTGGCTCCTTCTATATAATAGGGTGTAGATGCTGTAAAGATCTGACCATAGAAGAGGGAATCGAAGATATTACCCGCAGCACCCGCAGTTATCATAGACAAGACAACGATATAAGCCATTCTTGCTCCGTGTTTGATACGATTAGAAATGTACCAAATAAGGAAGCCAATGGCAACGATACGGAAGATGCTAAGGAAGAGTTTGCTTCCTAATTCCATACCCCATGCCATACCATTGTTCTCGATGAATTGTATCTGGAACCAATCGAAGATATGGATAGATTCGCCTAAATTCATATTAAGCTTGACAACAACCTTGATAATCTGGTCTATCACAATCAATAGAATAATTAGCAAGGTGGCTATCAAGCTTTGTTTTTTCTGTTTACTCATTAGTGATTTTTATTTGCCATCTTGGATGCTACGCTCAGTGTTGCATGTGGTACTATGCGCAGTCTCTCCTTTGGAATAAGCTCTCCAGTGATACGGTCAATGCCGTAAGTCTTATTGTTGATTCTGATAAGTGCAGCCTGGAGGGCTTGGATAAACTTCTGCTGACGTTGTGCCATCTGTACCAGTTCTTCCTTAGTCTGGTTTGAACTGCCTTCTTCCAACGCTTTATACGTTGGTGATGTGTCATTAACGTCGTTTGTATTCTTATTCATCAGAATCTTCATCGTCTCGTCGTAATCAGACTGGGCTATCGCCAATTTGTCATTTACTA contains the following coding sequences:
- a CDS encoding DUF4296 domain-containing protein, translated to MRSKYLVRSFATLCWLLLAFFVVSCKPSIPSEYIQPSEMEDMLYDYHLSMAIANREGYTDVRQQAFKLAVMKKYDVSEEKFDKSLQYYMRHTEKLHDIYVELSKRLESEARAQGASESELAQYGDITSKGDTTDIWRGNRTLILSPYAPVDRESFEIKADTAFHKGDRLLLSFDSQFIIQDGMRDAIIMMAVTYSNDSIVTQYQHITSDSHNTMTIDAGDSLRIKNIRGYFLMLKGQQPTTTFKMLILNNIHLVRMHVRKQETTQPTDSLKESDPIRTIGGEPVSPPTDPNQPAGPPTRTPADAMKERGIPTKPDKL
- a CDS encoding lipoprotein signal peptidase, with translation MSKQKKQSLIATLLIILLIVIDQIIKVVVKLNMNLGESIHIFDWFQIQFIENNGMAWGMELGSKLFLSIFRIVAIGFLIWYISNRIKHGARMAYIVVLSMITAGAAGNIFDSLFYGQIFTASTPYYIEGATPATLVSWGEGYAPVLMGKVVDMFYFPLFHGTFPDWFPLWGGESFTFFSPIFNFADSCISVGVITIILAFRKDFNGWVPAKDKKVADKENITDNQ
- a CDS encoding TraR/DksA family transcriptional regulator; protein product: METKKRYTDEELEEFRTIVNDKLAIAQSDYDETMKILMNKNTNDVNDTSPTYKALEEGSSNQTKEELVQMAQRQQKFIQALQAALIRINNKTYGIDRITGELIPKERLRIVPHATLSVASKMANKNH